In Longimicrobium sp., one DNA window encodes the following:
- a CDS encoding ABC transporter permease produces the protein MGSPRFPRRFTLPWRGAREIRDEVDEELAFHLDMRTDALVREGMDRDAAHTRARREFGDLEEARRSMREADARTEGRRRRAEWLDELRQDVRFAVRALRRSPGFAAAAMLTLALGIGASTAMFSVLNGVLLQDLPVEDQDRIAVLWTAAPARSFDHLPVTHQELTAFRQSTRELRAVAGVAYQGALEQVLTDASRPVTVNATWVTGNLFSVLGVVPALGRTLLPSDDVPGAAPAMVIGYGFWQRHFGGDVAAVGRTFEMNGKRFSVVGVLPRGFEYPRGAEVWVPALPDFPATLEAKADPSQVIVYDLVGRLAPGSTTEAARDEFDAFLRAGDAQRPAALRGTKAVVTPLPELITGDARAALWTGAAAVGLLLLIACANVANLLLIRGSARAQELAIRSALGAARRRLVHQLLTESAVLALAGGALGIVLAATGVRLLAAFATPELPRREMIGIDARVLAFALTATAAAALLSGLLPALLAAAGELSVWLRGGHRSSPVNRGGRALRHGLVIGQVSLAILVVAGAGLLVRSLVVLQNVDLGFERERLLVLQTSFPPKLLPERPAQVALQEEMVARVAAIPGVTGAAALPRPPYSGEGGWSAMFTGQGQSAEAQAANPVVNLEVVGPGFFRTLQIPLRRGRAFGAQDREGAPGVAILSESAAKQAWPGEDPIGKQVKLGGPDSPGEWATVVGVVAETRYRELTSAQPTLYLPIRQFPGPVPMTLAVRTRSDPAGVLPQLRAVLRDIHPELAVAGGGSMRQLMAAPLARPRFSTWLLVTFAAATLLLAAVGLYGAIAATVRGRTREFGIRLALGARAEELRTLVVRQGLHLALWGCILGIAGALAGTRVLRSLLFEVSPTDPATFVVVVGVILATAALASYLPARRASRVDPVHALRAE, from the coding sequence ATGGGCTCGCCCAGATTCCCGCGCCGCTTCACCCTCCCCTGGCGCGGCGCCAGGGAGATCCGCGACGAGGTGGATGAAGAGCTCGCCTTCCACCTGGACATGCGGACCGACGCGCTGGTGCGGGAGGGGATGGACCGCGATGCGGCGCACACACGGGCGCGTCGCGAGTTCGGAGACCTGGAAGAGGCGAGGCGGTCGATGCGTGAAGCGGATGCGCGGACGGAGGGGCGGCGGCGGCGCGCGGAGTGGCTGGACGAGCTTCGGCAGGACGTGCGCTTCGCCGTGCGCGCGTTGCGCAGGAGCCCTGGATTCGCCGCGGCCGCGATGCTGACGCTGGCCCTCGGCATCGGCGCGAGCACGGCCATGTTCAGCGTTCTGAACGGCGTGCTCCTGCAAGACCTGCCGGTGGAGGACCAGGACCGGATCGCCGTGCTCTGGACGGCGGCGCCCGCGCGCTCCTTCGATCACCTCCCCGTCACGCACCAGGAGCTGACGGCGTTCCGCCAGTCGACGCGCGAGCTCCGGGCAGTGGCGGGGGTCGCGTACCAGGGCGCGCTGGAGCAGGTGCTGACGGACGCGAGCCGGCCCGTCACCGTGAACGCGACCTGGGTCACGGGGAACCTGTTTTCCGTCCTCGGCGTCGTCCCCGCCCTCGGGCGCACCCTGCTGCCGTCCGACGACGTGCCGGGCGCCGCGCCCGCGATGGTGATCGGCTACGGCTTCTGGCAGCGCCACTTTGGCGGCGACGTGGCGGCGGTGGGGCGCACGTTCGAGATGAACGGGAAGCGCTTCTCCGTCGTCGGCGTCCTGCCGCGCGGCTTCGAGTACCCGCGCGGGGCCGAGGTCTGGGTCCCCGCGCTCCCCGACTTCCCGGCCACCCTCGAGGCGAAGGCAGATCCGTCGCAGGTCATCGTCTACGACCTGGTCGGCCGCCTCGCACCCGGCTCGACGACGGAGGCCGCGCGCGACGAATTCGACGCATTCCTGCGCGCGGGCGATGCGCAGCGGCCGGCGGCGCTGCGCGGCACGAAGGCGGTGGTCACCCCGCTCCCCGAGCTGATCACCGGCGATGCACGCGCGGCGCTCTGGACGGGCGCGGCGGCGGTGGGGCTTCTCCTGCTGATCGCCTGCGCCAACGTCGCGAACCTCCTCCTGATCCGCGGCTCGGCACGGGCGCAGGAGCTCGCCATCCGCAGCGCGCTGGGCGCCGCGAGACGGCGGCTGGTGCATCAGCTCCTGACCGAGAGCGCGGTGCTGGCGCTCGCGGGCGGAGCGCTCGGGATCGTGCTGGCGGCCACGGGCGTGCGCCTGCTTGCCGCCTTCGCCACGCCGGAGCTCCCGCGGCGCGAGATGATCGGCATCGACGCGCGCGTGCTGGCGTTCGCGCTCACGGCGACGGCGGCGGCGGCGCTCCTCTCGGGCCTGCTGCCGGCACTGCTGGCCGCGGCGGGGGAGCTGAGCGTGTGGCTGCGCGGCGGGCATCGCTCGTCGCCGGTAAACCGCGGCGGCCGCGCGCTCCGCCACGGGCTGGTGATCGGCCAGGTCTCCCTCGCCATCCTGGTGGTCGCGGGCGCGGGGCTCCTGGTGCGCAGCCTGGTCGTGCTCCAGAACGTCGATCTCGGCTTCGAACGCGAGCGGCTCCTGGTGCTGCAGACGAGCTTTCCGCCGAAGCTTCTCCCCGAGCGCCCCGCGCAGGTCGCGCTGCAGGAGGAGATGGTGGCGCGGGTGGCCGCGATTCCGGGTGTGACGGGCGCGGCCGCGCTTCCCCGCCCTCCCTACTCCGGCGAGGGTGGCTGGAGCGCGATGTTCACCGGCCAGGGGCAGAGCGCCGAGGCGCAGGCGGCGAATCCGGTGGTGAACCTGGAGGTAGTGGGGCCCGGCTTCTTTCGCACCCTGCAGATCCCCCTGCGCCGCGGCCGCGCGTTCGGGGCACAGGACCGGGAGGGTGCGCCGGGCGTGGCCATCCTCAGCGAGTCCGCGGCGAAGCAGGCATGGCCCGGCGAGGACCCCATCGGCAAGCAGGTCAAGCTCGGCGGCCCCGACTCCCCGGGCGAATGGGCCACCGTCGTCGGAGTGGTGGCGGAGACGCGATACCGCGAGCTGACGAGCGCGCAGCCGACTCTGTACCTGCCGATCCGCCAGTTCCCCGGCCCGGTGCCGATGACGCTCGCGGTGCGCACGCGCTCCGATCCCGCCGGGGTGCTCCCGCAGCTCCGCGCCGTCCTGCGCGACATCCACCCCGAGCTCGCGGTGGCGGGCGGCGGCTCGATGCGGCAGCTGATGGCGGCGCCGCTCGCGCGGCCCCGGTTCAGCACCTGGCTGCTGGTCACCTTTGCCGCGGCCACGCTCCTGCTCGCGGCAGTCGGGCTTTACGGCGCCATCGCCGCGACCGTGCGCGGACGGACGCGCGAGTTTGGGATCCGGCTCGCGCTCGGCGCCCGCGCGGAGGAGCTGCGCACGCTCGTGGTGCGCCAGGGGTTGCACCTGGCGCTCTGGGGATGCATCCTGGGGATCGCGGGCGCTCTGGCGGGGACACGCGTGCTGCGGAGCCTGCTCTTCGAAGTGAGCCCCACCGACCCGGCAACGTTCGTCGTGGTCGTAGGGGTCATCCTCGCGACCGCCGCCCTCGCCTCCTACCTCCCCGCGCGCCGCGCCAGCCGGGTCGATCCGGTGCACGCGCTGCGGGCGGAGTAG
- a CDS encoding PadR family transcriptional regulator: MDQTLDLLKGTLDVLILRTLAGDPMHGYGISQWIRDRTGGVLQVQDAALYQALRRLEAKGWLAAEWGLSENNRRARYYSLTAEGRAQLRAEASAWRRYAAAVFQVLEPVPEG, translated from the coding sequence ATGGACCAGACGCTGGACCTGCTCAAGGGCACGCTCGACGTCCTCATCCTGCGCACGCTGGCCGGCGATCCGATGCACGGCTACGGGATCTCGCAGTGGATCCGCGACCGTACCGGCGGCGTGCTCCAGGTGCAGGATGCCGCGCTCTACCAGGCGCTGCGGCGGCTGGAGGCGAAGGGGTGGCTGGCGGCCGAGTGGGGTCTTTCCGAGAACAACCGCCGCGCCCGCTACTACTCGCTCACCGCCGAGGGTCGCGCCCAGCTGCGCGCGGAAGCATCCGCGTGGCGGCGCTACGCGGCGGCGGTGTTCCAGGTTCTCGAACCCGTCCCGGAGGGCTGA
- a CDS encoding aldehyde dehydrogenase family protein — MADKFRNFIGGEWVEPSSGEYFENRNPARWSEVIGLWPRSGQDDVDRAVAAAKEAFPAWARTPAPDRGNILRRVGDLLSERKDEIAKAATREMGKVLTETRGDVQEGIDTAYYAGVEGRRLFGKTVPSELSNKWAMTYRRPIGVCGLITPFNFPLAIPTWKMFPALVCGNTVVIKPGEDVPHTVQLLVEILEEAGIPKGVVNLVHGEGATGAAIVNHPDVAAISFTGSTATGSIIGRACGESHKRLSLEMGGKNAQIVMADGDLDLALEGVLWGAFGTTGQRCTATSRLLLHDSIHDEFLERLVEKAKGLTLGYGLEDGAEIGPLINERALDKVKSYIEIGRSEARLVIGGERATGEGVDDGWFFQPTIFADVKPGSRLATEEIFGPVLSVIRFSDVDEAFRINNEVKYGLSSSVYTRDVNISFRALQYLDNGITYVNAPTIGAEAHLPFGGVKQTGNGHREGGWEVYEFYSETKVCYVDYSGKLQRAQIDNYGGSPY, encoded by the coding sequence ATGGCGGACAAGTTCAGGAACTTCATCGGCGGCGAGTGGGTGGAGCCGTCTTCGGGCGAGTACTTCGAGAACCGCAACCCGGCCCGCTGGTCGGAGGTGATCGGGCTGTGGCCGCGCTCCGGCCAGGACGACGTGGACCGCGCGGTGGCCGCCGCGAAGGAGGCATTCCCGGCGTGGGCGCGCACCCCGGCGCCGGACCGCGGCAACATCCTGCGCCGCGTGGGCGACCTGCTCAGCGAGCGCAAGGACGAGATCGCAAAGGCCGCCACGCGCGAGATGGGAAAGGTGCTCACCGAGACGCGCGGCGACGTGCAGGAAGGGATCGACACCGCCTACTACGCCGGCGTCGAGGGGCGCCGCCTCTTCGGCAAGACGGTGCCGTCGGAGCTTTCCAACAAGTGGGCGATGACGTACCGCCGCCCCATCGGCGTGTGCGGGCTGATCACCCCCTTCAACTTCCCGCTCGCCATCCCCACCTGGAAGATGTTCCCCGCGCTGGTGTGCGGGAACACGGTGGTCATCAAGCCGGGCGAGGACGTGCCGCACACCGTGCAGCTCCTGGTGGAGATCCTTGAGGAGGCCGGCATTCCCAAGGGGGTCGTCAACCTGGTGCACGGAGAGGGCGCGACGGGCGCGGCCATCGTCAACCACCCGGACGTCGCGGCGATCTCCTTCACCGGCTCCACCGCGACCGGAAGCATCATCGGGCGCGCGTGCGGCGAGTCGCACAAGCGGCTGTCGCTGGAGATGGGCGGCAAGAACGCGCAGATCGTGATGGCCGATGGCGACCTCGACCTGGCGCTGGAAGGCGTCCTGTGGGGCGCGTTCGGCACCACGGGGCAGCGCTGCACCGCCACCAGCCGCCTCCTTCTCCACGACTCGATCCACGACGAGTTCCTGGAGCGCCTGGTGGAGAAGGCGAAGGGCCTCACTCTGGGCTACGGCCTGGAGGACGGCGCCGAGATCGGTCCGCTGATCAACGAGAGGGCGCTCGACAAGGTGAAGAGCTACATCGAGATCGGCCGCTCGGAGGCGCGCCTGGTCATCGGCGGCGAGCGCGCCACGGGGGAGGGAGTGGACGACGGCTGGTTCTTCCAGCCCACCATCTTCGCCGACGTGAAGCCCGGCTCGCGCCTGGCGACGGAGGAGATCTTCGGCCCGGTGCTCTCGGTGATCCGCTTCAGCGACGTGGACGAGGCGTTCCGCATCAACAACGAGGTGAAGTACGGCCTCTCCAGCTCCGTCTACACGCGCGACGTGAACATCTCGTTCCGTGCGCTGCAGTACCTGGACAACGGCATCACCTACGTGAACGCGCCCACCATCGGCGCCGAGGCGCACCTCCCTTTCGGCGGCGTGAAGCAGACGGGC